Proteins encoded within one genomic window of Bradyrhizobium sp. CB1717:
- a CDS encoding (2Fe-2S)-binding protein — MSTVKLTVNGKAVAVDVEDRTLLVHVLRDHLNLTGTHVGCDTSQCGACVVHMDGRAVKSCTMLAGQADGANVTTIEGIAKGDELHPMQAAFRDNHGLQCGYCTPGMIMSAIDIVHRHGGQLDEATVRQELEGNICRCTGYHNIVKAVLDAAGRMKVSQAAE; from the coding sequence GTGTCTACAGTCAAACTGACGGTCAACGGCAAGGCCGTTGCCGTCGACGTCGAGGACCGCACGCTGCTGGTCCACGTTCTGCGCGATCACCTCAACCTCACCGGAACCCATGTCGGCTGCGACACCAGCCAGTGCGGCGCCTGTGTCGTGCACATGGACGGTCGCGCAGTGAAGTCCTGCACCATGCTGGCGGGCCAGGCCGACGGTGCCAACGTCACCACGATCGAGGGCATCGCCAAGGGCGACGAGCTGCACCCGATGCAGGCCGCCTTCCGCGACAATCACGGCCTGCAGTGCGGCTATTGCACCCCGGGCATGATCATGTCGGCGATCGACATCGTGCATCGTCACGGCGGCCAGCTCGATGAGGCCACCGTTCGTCAGGAGCTCGAAGGCAACATCTGCCGCTGCACCGGCTATCACAACATCGTCAAAGCCGTGCTGGATGCGGCCGGGCGCATGAAGGTCTCGCAGGCGGCCGAGTAA
- the hppD gene encoding 4-hydroxyphenylpyruvate dioxygenase has translation MGPFPHDAPPATISADNPMGTDGFEFVEYAHPNPGELHALFKLMGYAPVARHRTKKITVYRQGDINYLVNEEPGTHGYEFVAAHGPCAPSMAFRVVDAKAAYDRAIALGAEPADVSSAQKTLDVPAIKGIGGSLLYLVERYGAKGSAYDAEFEWLGARDPKPVGAGLFYLDHLTHNVHRGRMDVWAGFYEKLFSFRQIRFFDIEGRASGLFSRALTSPDGKIRIPINEDAGESGQIEEYLKTYRGEGIQHIACGCREIHSTIEGLREAGLPFMPSPPETYFERIDARLPKHGEDIARLQKNGILIDGEGVVEGGQTKVLLQIFSANAIGPIFFEFIQRKGDDGFGEGNFKALFESIEEDQIRRGVLKVGNAA, from the coding sequence ATGGGTCCGTTTCCGCACGATGCACCGCCGGCCACGATCAGCGCCGACAATCCGATGGGCACCGACGGCTTCGAGTTCGTCGAATATGCGCATCCCAATCCGGGCGAGCTGCACGCGCTGTTCAAGCTGATGGGCTATGCGCCCGTCGCGCGGCACAGGACCAAGAAGATCACCGTCTACCGCCAGGGCGACATCAACTATCTCGTCAACGAGGAGCCGGGCACCCACGGTTATGAGTTCGTCGCCGCCCACGGCCCCTGCGCGCCGTCGATGGCGTTTCGCGTGGTCGATGCCAAGGCGGCCTATGACCGCGCGATCGCGCTCGGCGCAGAGCCCGCCGATGTGTCATCGGCGCAGAAGACGCTCGACGTGCCCGCGATCAAGGGCATCGGCGGCAGCCTGCTGTATCTCGTCGAACGCTACGGCGCCAAGGGCTCGGCCTATGATGCCGAGTTCGAGTGGCTGGGCGCGCGCGATCCCAAGCCCGTCGGTGCCGGCCTGTTCTATCTCGACCATCTCACCCACAACGTCCATCGCGGCCGCATGGATGTTTGGGCCGGCTTTTATGAGAAGCTCTTCAGCTTCCGCCAGATCCGCTTCTTCGACATCGAGGGCCGCGCCTCCGGCCTGTTCTCGCGCGCGCTGACCAGCCCCGACGGCAAGATCCGGATTCCGATCAACGAGGACGCCGGCGAGTCCGGCCAGATCGAGGAATATCTGAAGACCTATCGCGGCGAGGGCATCCAGCACATTGCCTGCGGCTGCCGCGAGATCCACAGCACGATCGAGGGCCTGCGCGAGGCCGGCCTGCCCTTCATGCCGTCACCGCCCGAGACCTATTTCGAGCGGATCGATGCGCGCCTCCCGAAGCATGGCGAGGACATCGCACGTCTCCAGAAGAACGGCATCCTGATCGACGGCGAAGGCGTGGTCGAAGGCGGCCAGACCAAGGTGCTGCTGCAGATCTTCTCGGCGAATGCGATCGGCCCGATCTTCTTCGAGTTCATCCAGCGCAAGGGCGACGACGGTTTTGGCGAGGGCAATTTCAAGGCCCTGTTCGAATCGATCGAGGAGGATCAGATCCGGCGCGGGGTGTTGAAGGTGGGGAACGCGGCGTAA
- a CDS encoding CaiB/BaiF CoA-transferase family protein, with protein MLDKSAPTSSVRASGPLSGFRIVEFAGIGPGPFACMMLADMGADVVTLDRVGAKKSMKSVAGRGRKVIELDLKDKAAIAEVLELLASADALVEGFRPGVMERLGLGPEIVLARNPKLVYGRMTGWGQEGPLANAAGHDINYISITGALAAIGTKEAPVPPLNLVGDFGGGALYLVVGVLAALLEAQRSGKGQVVDAAMCDGAASLMSFFFDMTTLGRWTEGRNQNFLDGGAHFYGVYECACGHFVSIGSIEPQFYALLREHAGLTDADFDAQMNPKAWPALKEKLKAVFKSKTREDWCKIMEGTDICFAPVLTMSEATKHPHMVARNVFVERHGVKQPAPAPRFSRTPSAVREPEGAEISAVTKAWAGR; from the coding sequence GTGCTCGATAAATCAGCCCCCACTTCGTCCGTCCGCGCCTCCGGTCCCCTTTCCGGCTTTCGCATCGTCGAATTCGCCGGCATCGGCCCCGGGCCGTTCGCCTGCATGATGCTGGCCGACATGGGCGCCGACGTCGTCACGCTCGACCGCGTCGGCGCGAAGAAGAGCATGAAGTCGGTGGCGGGCCGCGGCCGCAAGGTGATCGAGCTCGACCTCAAGGACAAGGCGGCGATCGCAGAGGTGCTCGAGCTGCTCGCCAGCGCCGATGCGCTGGTCGAAGGCTTTCGCCCCGGCGTGATGGAACGGCTCGGGCTCGGCCCCGAAATCGTGCTCGCGCGCAACCCAAAACTCGTCTACGGCCGCATGACCGGCTGGGGCCAGGAAGGCCCGCTCGCGAATGCCGCCGGCCACGACATCAACTACATCTCGATCACCGGCGCGCTCGCCGCGATCGGCACGAAGGAAGCGCCGGTGCCGCCGCTCAACCTGGTCGGTGATTTCGGCGGCGGCGCGCTCTATCTCGTGGTCGGCGTGCTCGCCGCGCTGCTGGAAGCGCAGAGGTCCGGCAAGGGGCAGGTGGTCGATGCCGCAATGTGCGACGGCGCCGCATCGCTGATGTCGTTCTTCTTCGACATGACCACGCTGGGGCGCTGGACCGAGGGCCGCAACCAGAACTTCCTCGACGGCGGCGCGCATTTCTACGGCGTCTATGAATGCGCCTGCGGCCATTTCGTCTCGATCGGCTCGATCGAGCCGCAGTTCTACGCGCTGCTGCGCGAGCATGCAGGCCTGACGGACGCCGATTTCGACGCGCAGATGAATCCCAAGGCCTGGCCGGCGCTGAAGGAGAAGCTGAAGGCGGTGTTCAAGAGCAAGACGCGCGAGGACTGGTGCAAGATCATGGAAGGCACCGACATCTGCTTCGCGCCTGTGCTGACCATGTCGGAAGCGACGAAGCATCCGCACATGGTCGCGCGCAACGTCTTCGTCGAGCGCCACGGCGTGAAGCAGCCCGCGCCCGCGCCGAGATTCTCGCGAACGCCGTCGGCGGTGCGGGAGCCGGAGGGTGCGGAGATTTCGGCGGTGACGAAGGCGTGGGCGGGAAGATAG
- a CDS encoding xanthine dehydrogenase family protein molybdopterin-binding subunit: MGVEGIGARVVRKEDKRFITGKGRYVDDIKLLGMTHAHFIRSPHAHAKVKGIDSSAALKMPGVVAVLTGQQLVDDKVGNLICGWAITSKDGSPMKMGAWPAMAPETVRFVGQAVAVVIADSKNLARDAAEAVVVDYEELPAVADMHAAIKAGAPQLHPEAPGNQVYDWVIGDEGAVSAAFSKAANVVKLDVTNNRLAPNAMEPRAAIADYDAAEEHFTLYTTSQNPHVARLVLSAFYNIAPEHKLRVIAPDVGGGFGSKIFIYPEEMVALWASKKVGRPVKWTGDRTEAFLTDAHGRDHVTHAEMAFDANNKIVGLKVKTYANFGAYMSLFSSSVPTYLYATLLSGQYNIPAIHAEVIGVYTNTTPVDAYRGAGRPEASYLIERLMETAARQLKVDPAALRRTNFITQFPHQTPVIMAYDTGDFNASLDAAMKAIDYAGFAARKAQAKSQGKLRGIGVSCYIEACGIAPSKAVGSLGAGVGLWESAEVRVNPVGTIEILTGSHSHGQGHETTFCQLVADRLGIPISQVSIVHGDTDKVQFGMGTYGSRSAAVGLTAILKAMEKMESKARKIAAHALEASEADIVIENGEFKVTGTDKAIAFPMVALAAYTAHNLPDGMEPGLKESAFYDPSNFTFPAGTYICELEVDAGTGKTSFVNFVAADDFGRLINPMIVEGQVHGGLVQGIGQALLEHAIYDANGQPVTASFMDYAMPRADDVPSFNLSHTTTLCPGNPLGIKGCGEAGAIGASAAVINAITDAIGKNNLEMPATPDRVWRTINAA; the protein is encoded by the coding sequence ATGGGTGTTGAAGGCATCGGCGCGCGCGTCGTGCGCAAGGAAGACAAGCGTTTCATCACCGGCAAGGGCCGGTATGTGGACGACATCAAATTGCTGGGCATGACCCATGCCCATTTCATCCGCAGCCCGCATGCACATGCCAAGGTGAAGGGGATCGACTCCTCCGCGGCACTGAAGATGCCGGGCGTGGTCGCGGTGCTCACCGGCCAGCAGCTCGTCGACGACAAGGTCGGCAACCTGATCTGCGGCTGGGCCATCACCTCCAAGGACGGCAGCCCGATGAAGATGGGCGCATGGCCGGCGATGGCGCCGGAGACGGTGCGCTTCGTCGGTCAGGCGGTCGCGGTCGTGATCGCCGACAGCAAGAATCTGGCGCGTGACGCGGCGGAAGCCGTCGTCGTCGATTACGAGGAGCTTCCCGCCGTCGCCGACATGCACGCCGCCATCAAGGCCGGCGCGCCGCAGCTTCATCCCGAAGCTCCCGGCAACCAGGTCTATGACTGGGTGATCGGCGACGAGGGCGCGGTGAGCGCCGCCTTCTCCAAGGCTGCCAACGTCGTGAAGCTCGACGTCACCAACAACCGCCTCGCCCCCAACGCGATGGAGCCGCGCGCGGCGATCGCCGACTACGACGCGGCGGAAGAGCATTTCACGCTCTACACGACCTCGCAGAACCCGCACGTCGCGCGCCTCGTGCTGTCGGCGTTCTACAACATCGCTCCCGAGCACAAGCTGCGCGTGATCGCCCCCGATGTCGGTGGCGGCTTCGGCTCGAAGATCTTCATCTACCCGGAAGAGATGGTGGCGCTGTGGGCTTCCAAGAAGGTCGGCCGTCCCGTGAAATGGACCGGCGACCGCACCGAGGCCTTCCTCACCGACGCACATGGCCGCGACCACGTCACCCATGCCGAGATGGCGTTCGACGCCAACAACAAGATCGTCGGCCTGAAGGTGAAGACCTACGCCAATTTCGGCGCCTACATGTCGCTGTTCTCGTCGTCAGTGCCGACCTATCTCTACGCGACGCTGTTGTCGGGCCAGTACAATATCCCGGCGATCCATGCCGAGGTGATCGGGGTCTACACCAACACCACGCCGGTCGACGCCTATCGCGGCGCGGGCCGGCCCGAGGCGAGCTATCTCATTGAACGTCTGATGGAGACTGCGGCGCGGCAGCTGAAGGTCGATCCGGCCGCACTGCGCCGGACCAACTTCATCACCCAGTTCCCGCACCAGACGCCCGTGATCATGGCCTATGACACCGGCGACTTTAACGCCTCGCTCGATGCCGCGATGAAGGCGATCGACTATGCCGGCTTCGCCGCCCGCAAGGCGCAAGCGAAGTCGCAAGGCAAGCTGCGCGGCATCGGCGTGTCCTGCTACATCGAGGCCTGCGGCATCGCGCCGTCGAAGGCGGTCGGCAGTCTGGGCGCCGGCGTCGGCCTGTGGGAATCGGCCGAGGTGCGCGTCAACCCGGTCGGCACCATCGAGATCCTCACCGGCTCGCACAGCCACGGCCAGGGCCACGAGACCACGTTCTGCCAGCTCGTCGCCGATCGCCTGGGTATTCCGATCAGCCAGGTCTCGATCGTCCATGGTGACACCGACAAGGTGCAGTTCGGCATGGGCACCTACGGCTCGCGCTCCGCAGCCGTCGGCCTCACCGCGATCCTGAAGGCCATGGAGAAGATGGAATCCAAGGCCAGGAAGATCGCAGCGCATGCGCTGGAGGCGTCGGAAGCCGACATCGTCATCGAGAATGGCGAGTTCAAGGTGACCGGCACCGACAAGGCCATCGCCTTCCCGATGGTGGCACTCGCAGCCTACACCGCGCACAATCTGCCTGACGGGATGGAGCCGGGCCTGAAGGAAAGCGCCTTCTACGATCCCTCCAACTTCACCTTCCCGGCCGGCACTTATATCTGCGAGCTCGAGGTCGATGCCGGCACCGGCAAGACCTCCTTCGTCAACTTCGTCGCGGCCGACGATTTCGGCCGGCTGATCAACCCGATGATCGTCGAGGGCCAGGTCCATGGCGGCCTGGTTCAAGGCATCGGGCAGGCGCTGCTCGAGCACGCCATTTACGACGCCAATGGCCAACCGGTCACGGCCTCGTTCATGGACTACGCCATGCCGCGCGCCGACGATGTGCCCTCCTTCAACCTCTCCCACACCACGACGCTGTGCCCGGGCAATCCGCTCGGCATCAAGGGTTGCGGTGAGGCCGGCGCGATCGGGGCGTCAGCGGCCGTGATCAACGCGATCACGGATGCGATCGGCAAGAACAATCTGGAAATGCCCGCAACCCCTGATCGGGTGTGGCGCACGATCAACGCGGCGTAA
- a CDS encoding Lrp/AsnC family transcriptional regulator, whose product MISVDAFDLKILTALQDDGRLTNQELADLAGLSASQCSRRRMRLEEEKVISGYHADLSSEALGFGVIAFIQVGLATHSPDNSKRFRALVNRIDEIQEAYSLTGDADYVLKAVLRDLKGLSNLVNDVLMPHQSVAHVRSSIVLDRLKESAKLPLRELKAG is encoded by the coding sequence ATGATCTCCGTGGACGCCTTCGACCTCAAGATCCTGACCGCGCTGCAGGACGACGGCCGCCTCACCAACCAGGAGCTGGCCGACCTCGCCGGGCTATCCGCCTCGCAATGCTCGCGGCGGCGAATGCGGCTGGAAGAGGAGAAGGTGATCTCGGGCTATCACGCCGACCTCTCCAGCGAGGCGCTCGGCTTCGGTGTGATCGCCTTCATCCAGGTCGGGCTCGCGACCCACTCGCCGGACAATTCAAAACGCTTCCGCGCGCTGGTGAACCGGATCGACGAAATCCAGGAAGCGTATTCGCTCACGGGCGATGCCGACTACGTGCTCAAGGCCGTGCTGCGCGATCTCAAGGGCCTCTCCAACCTCGTCAACGACGTCTTGATGCCGCACCAGAGCGTGGCGCATGTCCGCTCCTCGATCGTGCTCGACCGTCTCAAGGAAAGCGCGAAGCTGCCGCTGAGGGAATTGAAGGCTGGCTGA
- a CDS encoding xanthine dehydrogenase family protein subunit M yields the protein MYQTTYHRASSVDEAASLFGKSSEAKFLAGGQTLLPVMKQRLAGPTDVIDLGKIKDMIGVEASGDTLTIKAATPHYDVATSDAAKQAIPALAYLASLIGDPAVRYRGTIGGSIANNDPAADYPAGLLALGATVKTNKRSIAADDFFKGLFTTALEDGEIITAVSFPVPAKAGYAKMRHPASRFALTAVFVAQTKSGEIRVAATGASQSGVMRVPAIEAALKANWSPAAVDSVNIPASGLLADIHGTAEYRANLVKVMAQRAVAAAG from the coding sequence ATGTACCAGACCACCTATCATCGCGCCTCCTCGGTCGACGAGGCTGCAAGCCTGTTCGGCAAGAGCAGCGAGGCGAAATTCCTTGCCGGCGGCCAGACATTGCTGCCGGTGATGAAGCAGCGCCTCGCGGGCCCCACCGATGTCATCGACCTTGGCAAGATCAAGGACATGATCGGCGTCGAGGCCTCGGGCGACACGCTGACCATCAAGGCCGCCACGCCGCATTACGATGTGGCGACCAGCGATGCCGCGAAGCAGGCGATTCCCGCGCTCGCCTATCTGGCGTCGCTGATCGGCGATCCCGCCGTGCGCTATCGCGGCACCATCGGCGGCTCGATCGCCAACAACGATCCCGCCGCCGACTATCCGGCCGGGCTGCTCGCGCTCGGCGCCACCGTGAAGACCAACAAGCGGTCGATCGCGGCGGATGACTTCTTCAAGGGCCTGTTCACCACCGCGCTCGAAGACGGCGAGATCATCACCGCCGTGTCGTTCCCGGTTCCGGCGAAGGCGGGCTACGCCAAGATGCGGCATCCCGCCTCGCGCTTCGCGCTCACCGCCGTCTTCGTCGCGCAGACGAAATCCGGCGAGATCCGCGTCGCCGCGACCGGGGCGTCGCAGAGCGGCGTGATGCGGGTGCCTGCGATCGAGGCCGCGCTGAAAGCGAACTGGTCGCCTGCGGCGGTCGACAGCGTCAACATTCCGGCGAGCGGATTGCTGGCGGACATCCACGGCACGGCGGAGTACCGCGCCAACCTCGTCAAGGTGATGGCGCAGCGCGCGGTGGCTGCAGCGGGCTGA